The Sulfitobacter donghicola DSW-25 = KCTC 12864 = JCM 14565 genome has a segment encoding these proteins:
- a CDS encoding MORN repeat-containing protein: MIKTKNNFIFCAFLLLPLQPVFAQSVEPISTDTRFVDAQVRGKAQNPAEGKWAVKTHLVWNEETDQLTRQTYEVWQSPLESELTFRWTPDVISDAKQGRVSGQGTVVWRDIGAATYEHDATVAIYMGHMREGKREGEGVYRHKSGFSYDGTWQAGKMHGTGYLTLTNGDHYVGGFKQGKLHGEGRLIDSDGTIFEGTFVDGKAQGEGLVKRSDDLEYLAVWKDGDEVAGSRNIVYEPKVLNAQLSDDFRVGVVLENRSGQSNFSNLSTSEKAAMYKSRATGETLSIFPASQRILDVWRGNAPLTMEAREAGDRHSGGGFLGIKKEDIKPVSLVFEFENKSRSDVRITSSSLLVDSSKTDRDPMLHAFKLIDDCSGPGEAFAPDFLLENFGWSEIENGKMTLQFVDTQDAPIGSPEVLNIPNFSEEAFVNLVPVLAKKGANVAALKRGHQCAAPASYTTESLNAAKRNCIKTVQSSAGELGPAMAVNVSGLQVGVKGNIDYQWRDNNGTPVNKSGSFKLQIPVGAHNMPLAECGEGGSPGDATVKIFRLKLDQENYRLRVPIKDTVPAGVTSRWRLAFEAEKNSNHRFRLQFNLSDGQTIVSRPIDLAYLRPRIPK; the protein is encoded by the coding sequence ATGATCAAGACTAAAAACAACTTCATTTTTTGCGCATTTCTTTTGTTACCTTTACAGCCTGTTTTCGCCCAATCCGTCGAACCGATCTCAACTGACACCCGTTTTGTTGATGCGCAGGTCCGCGGCAAAGCCCAAAACCCAGCCGAGGGAAAATGGGCAGTAAAAACGCATCTGGTATGGAATGAAGAAACAGACCAACTGACCCGCCAGACCTATGAGGTCTGGCAAAGCCCGCTGGAGTCCGAGCTAACCTTTCGGTGGACGCCCGATGTGATCTCTGACGCAAAGCAAGGGCGCGTTTCGGGGCAAGGCACAGTCGTTTGGCGGGACATTGGCGCAGCTACCTATGAACATGACGCAACTGTCGCGATCTATATGGGCCACATGCGGGAAGGGAAAAGAGAGGGTGAAGGTGTTTATCGGCACAAATCTGGCTTCAGCTATGATGGTACGTGGCAGGCGGGCAAAATGCATGGCACTGGTTACCTAACCCTCACCAATGGGGATCATTATGTTGGCGGTTTCAAGCAGGGCAAGTTGCATGGCGAAGGGCGTCTGATCGATTCTGACGGGACCATCTTTGAAGGCACATTCGTTGACGGAAAAGCGCAAGGCGAAGGATTGGTGAAACGTTCCGACGACCTTGAATATCTTGCGGTGTGGAAAGACGGTGACGAAGTCGCGGGCAGCCGGAATATTGTGTATGAACCAAAGGTGCTGAATGCACAATTGAGCGATGATTTCCGTGTCGGTGTTGTTTTGGAAAACCGCTCGGGTCAATCGAATTTCTCAAACCTGTCTACCAGCGAAAAAGCGGCGATGTACAAAAGCCGCGCAACCGGTGAAACCCTTAGCATTTTCCCAGCCTCGCAGCGCATTCTAGATGTCTGGCGCGGAAATGCCCCCCTCACCATGGAAGCCCGCGAAGCGGGTGATCGCCATTCTGGCGGTGGCTTTTTGGGGATCAAAAAAGAAGACATAAAGCCCGTCAGTTTGGTTTTTGAATTTGAGAACAAGTCGCGCTCTGATGTGCGCATCACCTCAAGTTCGCTATTGGTGGATTCAAGTAAAACCGACCGCGATCCGATGCTTCATGCCTTTAAACTAATTGATGATTGTTCAGGCCCTGGAGAGGCTTTTGCGCCAGATTTCCTGCTGGAAAACTTTGGGTGGTCAGAGATTGAGAATGGCAAAATGACCCTTCAGTTTGTCGACACTCAAGATGCACCGATCGGTAGCCCAGAGGTTTTGAATATTCCGAATTTTAGTGAGGAGGCTTTTGTAAATCTTGTTCCTGTGCTGGCGAAAAAAGGGGCGAATGTTGCGGCCCTTAAGCGCGGACATCAATGTGCCGCACCAGCAAGCTATACGACCGAAAGCCTGAACGCGGCAAAACGGAATTGCATCAAAACCGTTCAATCCTCTGCGGGCGAATTAGGTCCGGCGATGGCCGTGAACGTGAGCGGTCTTCAGGTCGGCGTGAAGGGCAACATCGACTATCAGTGGCGCGACAATAACGGGACCCCCGTCAATAAATCAGGCAGCTTCAAGCTCCAAATCCCCGTAGGCGCGCATAACATGCCTTTAGCCGAATGTGGCGAAGGTGGCAGCCCAGGTGACGCGACTGTCAAAATCTTTCGCCTGAAACTGGATCAAGAAAACTATCGCCTGCGCGTTCCGATCAAAGATACCGTACCTGCTGGCGTCACGTCTCGCTGGCGCTTGGCCTTTGAGGCCGAGAAGAACTCCAACCACAGGTTCCGGTTACAGTTCAACCTAAGCGATGGTCAAAC